The following are from one region of the Carassius gibelio isolate Cgi1373 ecotype wild population from Czech Republic chromosome A13, carGib1.2-hapl.c, whole genome shotgun sequence genome:
- the LOC128026568 gene encoding otoraplin, translating into MDKSLGLIFLLICVGFVGHMTHAAFMEKLANFKICADKDCSYVISMAKALEDYVASDCRYINLRRGQMIYVFSKLKPVEGAGVFWSGSVYGERYVDQMGVIGYFPSNYVNETHVFQEKTVEIPTTDMDFFCA; encoded by the exons ATGGACAAATCACTCGGCCTGATCTTCCTGTTGATCTGTGTGGGGTTTGTGGGTCACATGACACACGCTGCTTTCATGGAGAAACTGGCAAACTTTAAGATCTGTGCAGACAAGGACTGTTCAT ATGTGATTTCAATGGCTAAAGCTCTTGAAGACTACGTGGCTTCAGACTGCAGATACATCAACCTGAGACGTGGCCAGATGATCTATGTGTTTTCTAAACTCAAGCCTGTAGAGGGAGCTGGAGTCTTCTGGTCTGGAAGT GTCTACGGTGAGCGCTATGTAGATCAGATGGGTGTGATTGGATATTTCCCCAGTAACTATGTCAATGAGACACATGTTTTTCAGGAGAAAACGGTTGAGATCCCAACCACT gACATGGACTTCTTCTGTGCGTAA